From Methanobrevibacter sp., a single genomic window includes:
- a CDS encoding trans-aconitate 2-methyltransferase has protein sequence MNVSDIFDRHARNYDGERERLIPGFHDFYGVAVDVLTFEGDNPKVLDLGAGTGLLTEFLLKKYPNAEVELIDLADNMLDVARERFKDNPNISYRNENYLTAEFDGEYDIIMSSLSIHHLTQEEKGFLYEKYVNLLNDGGIFINADLVCDEDDSVERLFYKKVDDLILQNVSLEEFEQANERRKFDDTDSIQYQLDCLKESGCNMVGVPFKFYTHAVLWGQK, from the coding sequence ATGAACGTTAGTGATATTTTTGATAGGCATGCAAGAAATTATGATGGGGAAAGGGAAAGGCTGATTCCAGGTTTCCATGATTTTTATGGGGTTGCTGTTGATGTATTGACATTTGAAGGAGATAATCCAAAAGTTTTGGATTTGGGTGCTGGAACAGGACTTTTAACAGAATTTCTTCTTAAAAAATATCCCAATGCTGAAGTTGAGCTTATTGATTTGGCGGATAACATGTTGGATGTTGCTCGTGAAAGATTCAAAGACAATCCTAACATTTCCTATAGGAATGAAAATTATTTGACTGCCGAATTTGATGGGGAATATGACATTATAATGTCTTCACTTTCAATTCATCATTTAACTCAGGAAGAAAAGGGGTTTCTATATGAAAAATATGTGAATCTATTAAATGATGGCGGAATCTTTATTAATGCAGATTTGGTTTGTGATGAGGATGATTCTGTTGAAAGGTTATTCTATAAGAAAGTGGATGATTTGATTTTACAAAATGTTAGCCTGGAAGAGTTTGAACAGGCCAATGAAAGAAGAAAATTTGATGATACTGATTCCATACAATATCAATTGGACTGTTTGAAAGAGTCAGGTTGTAATATGGTGGGAGTCCCGTTTAAATTTTATACTCATGCTGTGTTGTGGGGTCAAAAATAA
- the nadC gene encoding carboxylating nicotinate-nucleotide diphosphorylase, protein MDRILEYMILEDEGFGDITSNAVIDNDKVVIAQITSKEKGILAGVEFAKDILNFKNIDVIFNLEDGSEIDEGDLLFYIEGRALDILLAERSVLNLLMHMSGVATSANSYVKLVEDDDVIVAGTRKTAPAFAKFDKIALNIGGADTHRFSLDDMVLIKDNHIKAVGTPLETLKKAQENVSFSKKIEIEVESLDDAIECVRNNADIVMLDNMSPEEVKEVLNNLDDLGIRQNSLIEVSGGINEDNILDYSCLDIDVISVGGITHSSRSLNFSLNFGDK, encoded by the coding sequence ATGGATAGAATATTGGAATATATGATTCTTGAAGACGAAGGATTTGGAGATATTACTTCTAATGCAGTTATTGATAATGATAAGGTAGTAATTGCCCAAATCACTTCTAAAGAAAAGGGTATTCTTGCAGGTGTGGAGTTTGCTAAGGATATTCTTAATTTTAAGAATATTGATGTTATTTTTAATTTGGAAGATGGTAGTGAAATTGATGAGGGGGACCTGCTTTTTTATATTGAGGGAAGGGCCTTAGACATTCTTTTAGCCGAAAGGAGCGTTCTTAACTTATTGATGCATATGAGTGGCGTTGCAACATCTGCAAATTCTTATGTTAAATTGGTTGAAGATGATGATGTTATAGTTGCGGGAACCAGAAAAACAGCTCCTGCATTTGCCAAATTCGATAAAATAGCTTTGAATATTGGTGGGGCAGATACTCATAGATTTTCATTGGACGATATGGTCTTAATTAAAGACAATCATATTAAGGCAGTGGGTACTCCTTTGGAAACTCTTAAAAAAGCTCAGGAAAACGTCAGTTTTTCTAAGAAAATTGAAATTGAAGTTGAATCATTGGATGATGCTATTGAATGTGTTAGGAATAATGCAGATATTGTAATGCTGGACAACATGTCTCCTGAAGAAGTCAAGGAGGTTTTGAACAATCTTGATGATTTGGGAATCCGTCAAAATTCTTTAATTGAAGTTTCCGGAGGAATTAACGAAGATAATATTTTGGATTATTCCTGTTTGGATATTGATGTTATTTCTGTTGGCGGAATTACTCACTCTTCCAGAAGTCTTAATTTTTCTTTAAATTTTGGGGATAAATGA
- the rnz gene encoding ribonuclease Z yields MEITFLGTSSAVHSQNRSHPAIALRAFGEVMLFDCGESTQKQLIYAKISPMKISKIFLSHFHGDHILGLPGLLQSMNFRGREKSLSIYGPKGLNKLMDTIKQLGFSEFDFPIEVIEVENGTLIETDDYIIKAKKMKHNVISFAYSITEKKKPKFLREKAIELGVPVGPLFGKLHNGHEIEVDGKIIKPEQVLGEPKKAKKIVYSGDTIPCKEMIEFAEGANLLIHESTYTLEDNDKAIQNFHSTSSDAAQIAAQANVEKLILTHFSTRYKDTNDMISQARQEFKNSHLAKDLMVVDV; encoded by the coding sequence ATGGAAATTACATTTTTAGGAACATCATCTGCAGTCCATTCACAAAACCGTAGCCATCCCGCAATAGCTTTAAGAGCATTCGGGGAAGTGATGCTATTTGATTGTGGAGAATCGACTCAAAAACAATTGATTTACGCAAAGATAAGTCCAATGAAAATATCAAAAATATTTTTAAGTCACTTTCATGGAGATCATATTTTAGGCCTTCCAGGATTATTGCAATCAATGAATTTTAGAGGTAGAGAAAAGAGTTTATCCATTTATGGACCAAAAGGCCTTAACAAGTTAATGGATACCATAAAACAGTTGGGATTTTCAGAATTTGATTTCCCGATAGAAGTAATTGAAGTTGAAAATGGTACATTAATAGAAACCGACGATTACATTATAAAAGCCAAAAAAATGAAGCATAATGTAATCTCCTTTGCATATTCAATAACTGAAAAGAAAAAACCTAAATTTTTAAGAGAAAAGGCCATTGAACTTGGAGTTCCTGTAGGGCCATTATTTGGAAAGCTTCATAATGGTCATGAAATAGAAGTGGATGGAAAAATAATAAAGCCTGAGCAAGTGCTGGGAGAACCTAAAAAAGCTAAAAAAATAGTATACTCGGGAGATACAATCCCATGTAAAGAAATGATTGAATTTGCTGAAGGGGCCAATTTGTTAATACATGAATCAACCTATACTCTTGAAGATAATGATAAGGCAATTCAAAATTTCCATTCAACCTCATCAGACGCAGCACAAATAGCTGCACAGGCCAATGTTGAAAAATTGATCCTGACTCATTTTAGCACACGTTACAAAGATACCAACGACATGATAAGCCAGGCAAGACAAGAATTTAAAAACAGCCATTTAGCAAAAGATCTAATGGTTGTAGACGTTTAG
- a CDS encoding mechanosensitive ion channel family protein, which translates to MNIITTIQPFLKIIQAIIILILAYISIKIVYFIINKLKFFEQKLTLIYAFKDLSKYIIAVIALILIFNIFGIDLKGIFISIGIVGIAISFAAKDIISNFMSGFFLIADKTLEIGDVMQINNLKGEVKKIGLRNTVILTETGDTIIIPNSSLSTNPYSRFKKGEIEKVSLNVTAPLNIDISDFKNEIEEIINKNEGILKTPKPKIESKGIDENGTLLKIMFWVKNFNKKEDNKLIITNQVREIINKKLGDDN; encoded by the coding sequence ATGAACATCATTACAACAATACAGCCTTTTTTAAAAATAATACAGGCAATTATAATACTTATTCTAGCCTATATCAGTATAAAAATAGTCTATTTTATTATAAACAAGTTGAAATTCTTTGAACAAAAGTTAACTCTCATTTATGCTTTCAAAGACTTGTCAAAATATATAATTGCAGTCATTGCATTGATTTTGATATTTAACATATTTGGAATTGATTTGAAAGGAATATTCATAAGCATCGGAATCGTAGGTATTGCAATAAGTTTTGCTGCAAAAGACATCATTTCAAATTTCATGTCAGGATTTTTCCTAATAGCTGACAAAACCCTGGAAATTGGAGATGTGATGCAGATAAACAATCTAAAAGGAGAAGTTAAAAAAATAGGCCTTAGAAATACGGTTATTTTAACCGAAACTGGAGATACAATAATAATCCCAAATTCTTCGCTTTCAACAAATCCATACTCAAGATTTAAAAAAGGAGAAATTGAGAAAGTAAGCTTGAACGTTACAGCACCATTAAATATTGATATCAGCGACTTTAAAAATGAAATAGAGGAAATCATCAATAAAAACGAAGGCATTTTGAAAACTCCAAAACCCAAAATTGAATCAAAAGGCATTGATGAAAACGGAACGCTACTGAAAATAATGTTTTGGGTGAAAAATTTTAATAAAAAAGAAGATAATAAATTAATTATTACAAACCAAGTTAGAGAAATCATAAATAAAAAACTAGGTGATGACAATTAA
- the nadA gene encoding quinolinate synthase NadA → MTINSIQKEIEQLKKEKNAIILAHNYQPKEIQEIADFLGDSLELCIKASEIEDKDLVIFCGVDFMAETAYILNPDKKIVIPDLEAECPMANMLPEKELLEAIDKHPDAAVVLYVNSIAEAKQHADTLCTSANAVKVVGSLDNDKILFGPDTNLGRHVGEKLNKEIIPVPAGGHCYVHNELTVDDVELKRKEYPNAEIICHPECKIEVQHACDAVLSTGGMLKYIAESDNDEFVLGTEVDMITRINAEIPEKKIYPLVDSAICETMKLHSLEKVKQALEDEQPEIKLPETVREKSLKAVEHMLNASK, encoded by the coding sequence ATGACAATTAATTCAATACAAAAAGAAATTGAACAGTTAAAAAAGGAAAAAAATGCAATTATCCTTGCACACAATTACCAGCCAAAAGAAATCCAGGAAATAGCTGATTTTCTAGGAGATTCCCTGGAATTATGTATTAAAGCATCTGAAATCGAAGATAAGGATTTGGTAATCTTTTGTGGTGTAGATTTCATGGCAGAAACTGCATACATATTGAATCCTGATAAAAAAATAGTGATTCCAGATCTAGAGGCTGAATGTCCTATGGCAAATATGCTTCCTGAAAAAGAATTATTGGAAGCAATCGATAAACATCCTGACGCTGCTGTCGTATTATATGTGAACAGTATAGCAGAAGCCAAACAGCATGCAGACACATTATGTACCTCTGCAAATGCCGTGAAGGTTGTGGGAAGTTTAGATAATGATAAAATATTATTCGGACCAGACACAAATCTAGGCCGCCATGTTGGAGAAAAACTCAATAAGGAAATTATTCCAGTCCCGGCAGGAGGACATTGTTACGTTCATAATGAATTAACAGTAGATGATGTTGAACTTAAAAGAAAAGAATATCCTAATGCAGAAATTATTTGTCATCCAGAATGTAAAATAGAAGTTCAACATGCATGTGATGCAGTATTATCCACTGGAGGAATGCTCAAATACATTGCTGAAAGCGATAACGATGAATTTGTTCTTGGAACTGAAGTAGACATGATTACAAGAATAAATGCCGAAATTCCAGAGAAAAAAATATATCCATTGGTGGATAGTGCAATCTGTGAAACCATGAAACTCCATTCACTAGAAAAAGTAAAACAAGCTTTAGAAGATGAACAACCTGAAATAAAGCTTCCAGAAACTGTTCGTGAAAAATCTTTAAAAGCTGTTGAGCATATGTTAAATGCTTCAAAGTAA
- a CDS encoding DUF5750 family protein, with protein MDVKIDDYSQGDKNYVDYLVTGLTDDQLKFIQDNLEEEIEMDGDNLKIRMYFDDNLFPFNSDEAKFKLNDFIAREEIEMNVFLSSFLENL; from the coding sequence ATGGATGTAAAAATTGATGACTATTCCCAAGGGGATAAAAATTATGTTGATTATTTGGTCACTGGATTGACTGATGATCAGTTAAAATTTATTCAAGATAATTTAGAGGAAGAAATAGAAATGGATGGGGACAATTTAAAGATTAGAATGTACTTTGACGATAATCTTTTCCCATTCAACAGTGATGAAGCTAAGTTTAAATTAAATGATTTTATAGCTAGAGAAGAAATAGAAATGAATGTTTTCTTATCTAGCTTTTTAGAAAATTTATAG
- a CDS encoding alpha/beta fold hydrolase, producing the protein MNTFLNNLDYFYLDNFEFTNGKTMENAKVEYVTGGTPKYDDDGRITNAIVYCHGSGGNYGSIKKLNDLINPGDPFDKEEYFFISMSGLGTPESCSPSTTELFYRFPRYSLDDMVNFQKQFLEECFNITHVKGVIGNSMGGYVALTWATLYPDYMDFIISIVSSYKTAGHNYILSKVTNEIITSDPHYGVDGYSESLSRTLKLATQVAYSYGLSRQQYRGMSNYELDVAIDDYGDEGLFADIYDVKYQNDAILEYDIEEDLEKIEADVLIIAINQDQYFPPDLDAIPLNDMIENSQLVIFDSLLGHVGSNELIKIKDDLQAFMLKHR; encoded by the coding sequence ATGAATACTTTCCTAAATAATTTAGATTATTTTTATTTGGATAACTTCGAATTTACCAATGGAAAAACAATGGAAAATGCTAAAGTTGAATATGTGACTGGAGGCACTCCAAAATATGATGATGATGGCAGAATTACAAATGCCATTGTATATTGTCACGGTTCTGGAGGAAATTATGGTTCAATTAAAAAATTGAATGATTTGATAAATCCTGGAGACCCATTTGACAAAGAAGAGTATTTCTTCATTTCAATGTCTGGCTTAGGAACCCCAGAATCATGTTCACCATCCACAACAGAATTGTTTTACAGATTTCCCCGTTACAGCTTGGATGATATGGTAAATTTTCAAAAGCAATTTTTAGAAGAATGCTTTAACATAACACATGTAAAGGGAGTAATTGGTAATTCAATGGGAGGATATGTGGCATTAACATGGGCTACACTGTATCCGGATTACATGGACTTTATAATTTCCATAGTTTCAAGTTATAAGACAGCAGGACATAATTACATACTGTCTAAAGTTACTAATGAGATAATTACATCCGATCCTCATTATGGGGTTGACGGATACTCAGAATCTCTTTCAAGAACATTAAAGCTGGCTACTCAGGTGGCCTATAGTTACGGCCTTTCCAGACAGCAGTATAGAGGCATGAGCAACTATGAGCTGGATGTGGCTATTGATGATTATGGGGATGAGGGACTATTTGCAGACATTTATGATGTGAAATATCAAAATGATGCGATACTTGAATATGATATTGAAGAGGATTTGGAAAAAATAGAAGCGGATGTCTTGATTATAGCTATTAACCAGGACCAGTATTTCCCTCCTGATTTGGATGCTATTCCGTTAAACGATATGATTGAAAATTCTCAATTGGTAATTTTCGACTCATTGTTGGGTCATGTGGGCAGCAATGAACTAATAAAAATCAAAGATGATCTTCAGGCATTTATGTTAAAACACAGGTGA
- the nucS gene encoding endonuclease NucS, whose amino-acid sequence MKYKILENPNHESAYELVSEALRKKATVYIFASCKIEYEGRALSQLNWGERIILIKPDGSFLVHQDKKVEPVNWQPPKSKARTYLKDKTLFLESHRRTPKELLTVELGKIHIINYTNVEDFEELEQAGYEKDMGDMIMKRPHIIEEGFKPTAREYSVEHGFIDILGKDKNNNLMVLELKCRKAGVSAVKQLKRYLTDFEDDEDSLTNHKTKEIRGILVAPSIDEDAKELIEEEGIEFISMEAPKELKRDKKVTLDIF is encoded by the coding sequence ATGAAATATAAAATACTGGAAAACCCAAATCATGAAAGTGCTTATGAACTCGTATCAGAAGCATTGCGTAAAAAAGCTACTGTTTACATATTTGCCAGCTGCAAAATAGAATATGAAGGACGTGCACTCAGTCAATTAAATTGGGGAGAAAGAATAATATTGATTAAACCGGACGGATCATTTTTAGTTCATCAGGATAAAAAAGTAGAACCTGTAAATTGGCAACCTCCAAAATCAAAAGCCAGAACCTATTTGAAGGACAAAACCCTTTTCCTGGAAAGCCATAGAAGAACTCCAAAAGAGCTGTTGACTGTGGAATTGGGAAAAATCCATATTATTAACTATACCAACGTGGAAGACTTTGAAGAATTAGAACAGGCAGGTTATGAAAAAGATATGGGCGACATGATTATGAAAAGGCCACATATCATAGAAGAAGGGTTTAAGCCAACTGCAAGAGAATATAGTGTGGAACATGGGTTTATTGATATTTTAGGAAAGGACAAGAACAACAATTTAATGGTTCTAGAATTAAAATGCAGAAAAGCAGGAGTTAGTGCCGTAAAACAATTGAAAAGATATCTTACAGATTTTGAAGACGATGAAGATTCCCTAACTAACCATAAAACAAAAGAAATAAGAGGAATCCTAGTGGCACCATCGATAGATGAAGATGCCAAAGAACTAATTGAAGAAGAAGGAATAGAATTTATTTCTATGGAAGCACCAAAAGAATTGAAAAGAGATAAAAAGGTTACTTTAGATATTTTCTAA
- a CDS encoding zinc ribbon domain-containing protein — translation MKKCPECGNPSYDGAPKCGNCGYKFPMKTRKAPKKETDIFADSKKAETKKVKKPKVEKPKKATSVKKPEKPKSLKPKNTKDESTIEIIKQNKFVIGIIVAVTIIAICGIVLSGSNSHDSTPAKTADTMNFSEYGFSFSFPKTWNQTKLTDESHETAIFFDAGNNTIVEFYNVTSDYKSLKQINQERITKAQNEGDYIDTVETLTLDGRNSSNIIIENADGDYTRYVSLFTDGELYVFKITGESLNNVNSTAINDMVSTAHIS, via the coding sequence TTGAAAAAATGTCCTGAATGTGGAAATCCTAGTTATGACGGAGCTCCAAAATGTGGAAATTGCGGTTATAAATTTCCGATGAAAACACGCAAAGCTCCTAAAAAAGAGACTGATATTTTCGCAGATAGTAAAAAAGCTGAAACTAAAAAGGTTAAAAAACCTAAAGTTGAAAAACCTAAAAAAGCAACATCAGTGAAAAAACCTGAAAAACCAAAAAGTCTCAAGCCTAAAAATACTAAAGACGAAAGCACAATCGAGATTATAAAACAAAATAAATTTGTAATCGGAATAATAGTTGCTGTAACAATAATAGCAATTTGTGGAATTGTTCTTTCAGGATCCAACTCACATGATTCAACTCCAGCAAAAACAGCAGACACAATGAATTTTTCAGAATATGGATTTAGTTTTTCATTCCCTAAAACTTGGAATCAAACAAAATTAACTGACGAAAGCCATGAAACTGCAATTTTCTTCGATGCTGGAAATAATACAATAGTTGAGTTTTATAATGTTACTAGTGATTACAAATCATTAAAACAGATTAACCAAGAAAGAATAACCAAGGCTCAAAATGAAGGAGATTATATTGATACAGTAGAAACCCTCACTCTTGATGGAAGAAATTCATCAAACATAATTATTGAAAATGCTGATGGTGATTATACCAGATACGTTTCACTATTTACTGACGGTGAATTGTATGTATTTAAAATCACAGGAGAATCATTGAATAATGTTAATTCCACAGCAATAAATGATATGGTTTCCACTGCTCACATAAGTTAA
- a CDS encoding carbon-nitrogen hydrolase family protein, whose protein sequence is MTEITIALCQMNVVDNKEKNIEKAIEMINNAIAKNADFIVLPEMFNCPYENEKFIEYCENGKKSETVAKISEMARLNNVYILAGSISEQENSNIYNTSYFFNRNGEMIAKHRKMHLFDIDVKDKIYFKESDTLTAGNEITVAETDFGKIGIGICYDIRFPELARLMVNEGAEILFYPGAFNLTTGPAHWELLFRARALDNQVYCVGVAPALDKEANYNSYGHSIITNPWGEVVVEGDYGEELIIGKIDLDEIKRIREELPLLKNKRNDIYKLDKI, encoded by the coding sequence ATGACTGAAATAACAATAGCTCTTTGTCAAATGAATGTTGTTGACAATAAAGAGAAAAATATCGAAAAAGCTATTGAAATGATCAATAACGCAATAGCTAAGAATGCTGATTTTATCGTATTGCCTGAAATGTTTAACTGTCCCTATGAAAACGAAAAGTTCATAGAGTACTGTGAAAATGGAAAAAAAAGCGAAACGGTAGCAAAAATATCCGAAATGGCAAGGTTGAACAATGTTTACATACTTGCAGGATCAATATCCGAGCAGGAAAACAGCAATATCTACAATACCAGCTATTTCTTTAATAGAAACGGTGAAATGATTGCAAAACATAGAAAAATGCATTTGTTTGACATTGATGTGAAAGATAAAATCTATTTCAAAGAATCAGATACTTTAACTGCAGGAAATGAAATAACAGTAGCTGAAACCGACTTTGGAAAAATTGGAATTGGAATTTGCTATGATATACGTTTTCCAGAACTAGCTAGGCTCATGGTAAATGAAGGGGCGGAAATATTATTTTATCCAGGTGCCTTTAATCTAACAACAGGTCCTGCACATTGGGAACTGTTATTTAGAGCAAGAGCATTAGATAATCAGGTATACTGTGTAGGTGTGGCTCCTGCACTGGACAAAGAGGCAAATTATAATTCTTACGGCCATTCAATTATCACAAACCCATGGGGAGAAGTGGTGGTTGAAGGAGACTATGGTGAAGAGCTTATAATTGGAAAAATAGATTTGGATGAAATAAAAAGAATAAGAGAGGAATTGCCTCTTCTTAAAAATAAAAGAAATGATATTTATAAATTAGATAAAATCTAA
- a CDS encoding HEAT repeat domain-containing protein has translation MNVENAIQGLKDGDVAVRKEAIESLVGCNDECIIDDLIVAVTDDNAQVRFKAAEILGTFGESAFDKLANEYDAAEGKNKRFFAFALKETENPKAVEYFANSVNDEDFGVRKVAIRALGELKAEDQLDNIAKGLEDEDWGVKLAAIYALADIATPESIKLIKQARRNEDEKDFKKSCNKAIKKAEKILKAKEKGETVSSVIPLSTIKKIEKTNVQKAIKEYEKYLEGEEPKDSPYKRLCILYRKNNDYDNEVRVIKKAIEILSAKKPGKEVYFQKRLEKMS, from the coding sequence ATGAATGTTGAAAATGCAATTCAAGGATTAAAAGATGGGGATGTAGCTGTTAGAAAAGAAGCTATTGAAAGTTTAGTTGGATGTAATGATGAATGTATAATTGATGATTTAATCGTGGCAGTTACTGATGACAATGCACAAGTCAGATTTAAGGCAGCTGAGATTTTAGGAACTTTCGGCGAGTCAGCTTTTGATAAACTGGCTAATGAATACGATGCTGCTGAAGGTAAAAACAAACGTTTTTTTGCATTTGCACTTAAAGAAACAGAAAATCCAAAAGCCGTTGAATATTTCGCCAATTCTGTCAATGATGAAGATTTTGGTGTTAGAAAAGTAGCTATAAGGGCTCTTGGTGAGCTTAAAGCAGAAGATCAATTGGATAATATTGCTAAAGGTCTTGAAGATGAGGATTGGGGTGTAAAGCTTGCTGCAATTTACGCTTTGGCAGATATTGCAACACCTGAATCAATCAAACTAATAAAACAGGCAAGAAGAAATGAGGATGAAAAGGACTTTAAAAAATCCTGTAACAAGGCTATTAAAAAAGCAGAAAAAATATTGAAAGCTAAAGAAAAAGGAGAAACAGTTTCTAGTGTAATTCCACTTTCAACAATTAAAAAGATAGAAAAAACCAACGTTCAAAAAGCTATTAAGGAATATGAAAAGTATTTGGAAGGAGAAGAACCAAAAGATTCTCCTTATAAAAGATTATGCATTCTTTATAGAAAAAACAATGACTATGACAACGAAGTCAGGGTTATTAAAAAGGCAATTGAAATATTAAGTGCCAAAAAACCAGGAAAAGAAGTGTATTTCCAAAAAAGATTGGAAAAAATGAGTTAG